CAGGTCGAGACCCAGACCCCGATCAGGGCGGACGGCATCAACCTCTCCACGGGGGCCGCCGCCAAGGTCAAGAGCCTCCTGGACCAGGAGGGTCGTGACGACCTCAAGCTGCGCATCGCCGTCCAGCCCGGTGGCTGCTCCGGCATGCGCTACCAGCTGTTCTTCGACGAGCGCGACCTCGACGGTGACATCGTCACCGACTTCGACGGCGTGGAGGTCGTGGTCGACCGGATGAGCTCGCCGTACCTCAACGGCGCCACCATCGACTTCGTGGACACCATCGAGAAGCAGGGGTTCACCATCGACAACCCCAACGCCGGCGGATCCTGCGCCTGCGGCGACTCCTTCCACTGAGCCTCGGGCCGACCGGTCACCGGTCAGCCCTGATCGAGCCGCTCCCGCCTCGGCGGGGGCGGCTCGAGCCGTTCCTGCACCCTCAGGGAGCCGGCTCGACCCGCACCTGCTGGGCGAGGGCCCCGTCGAGGACGGCCCTCCCGTCGAGCGGCGAGTCGAGGCGCACCGAGACCGTGTCGGTCAGGTCGCGGGCCGTGGGGGAGCAGTCCGGCTCGGTGGAGTGGGTGACGGTCACGGTCACCGACACCTCGCTCTCCACCAGGCGCGGGGACAGCAGGTCCGCACAGGTGCCCCGGGGGACGGCGACGTCGAGGTCGAGACGGTCGCCGTCGGTCACGACGTACGACGTGAGCCGCAGGCCGTTGCTCAGCGCGACCGGGACCGGGCCCTCGC
This DNA window, taken from Nocardioides sp. HDW12B, encodes the following:
- a CDS encoding iron-sulfur cluster assembly accessory protein, which translates into the protein MRADGINLSTGAAAKVKSLLDQEGRDDLKLRIAVQPGGCSGMRYQLFFDERDLDGDIVTDFDGVEVVVDRMSSPYLNGATIDFVDTIEKQGFTIDNPNAGGSCACGDSFH